The window AAGTTCCCTCAGTTCTTGAATCCCAAATGGGTCGAGTCCGTTTGTAGGTTCGTCCAAAATCAGCAATTTGGGATTATTTAGGAGCGCGGACGCAATGCCAAGTCTCTGTTTCATGCCAAGCGAAAATTGGGACACTCTCTTCTTGCCTGTATCTTTCAGATCGACAATGCCCAATACTTCATCAATACGTGTTTCTGGGATTCTAAGAAGTTTTGTATGGACCATAAGATTTTCCCTGGCAGTCAGGTTCCCGTATAGAGCCGGTGATTCAATCAGAGAGCTAATCTCAGAGAGAAAGGCTCTTTTCCAGGGTTTTCTATTAAATAGGATTGAACCGCCAGTCGGCCGCAGCAAGCCTACAATCAATTTTAACGTAGTGGACTTTCCCGCCCCGTTGGGCCCCAGCAGTCCGTATATACTGTTTCTTTTGACCTGCAGAGAAAGATTGCAGATAGCCTGATGCCTGCCATAGTATTTTGTCAAATTTTTTGTTT of the Luxibacter massiliensis genome contains:
- a CDS encoding lantibiotic protection ABC transporter ATP-binding protein, producing MEDLILETKNLTKYYGRHQAICNLSLQVKRNSIYGLLGPNGAGKSTTLKLIVGLLRPTGGSILFNRKPWKRAFLSEISSLIESPALYGNLTARENLMVHTKLLRIPETRIDEVLGIVDLKDTGKKRVSQFSLGMKQRLGIASALLNNPKLLILDEPTNGLDPFGIQELRELISSFPSQGITVILSSHILSEVAQVVDEIGIISNGKLLFQGVPDSRDESLGYENLEQFFTEVVLKGGRG